One segment of Pelecanus crispus isolate bPelCri1 chromosome 2, bPelCri1.pri, whole genome shotgun sequence DNA contains the following:
- the PSMA2 gene encoding proteasome subunit alpha type-2: protein MAERGYSFSLTTFSPSGKLVQIEYALAAVAAGAPSVGIKAANGVVLATEKKQKSILYDERSVHKVEPITKHIGLVYSGMGPDYRVLVHRARKLAQQYYLVYHEPIPTAQLVQRIASVMQEYTQSGGVRPFGVSLLICGWNEGRPYLFQSDPSGAYFAWKATAMGKNYVNGKTFLEKRYNEDLELEDAIHTAILTLKESFEGQMTEDNIEVGICNEAGFRRLTPTEVKDYLAAIA from the exons ATGGCGGAGCGCGGCTACAGCTTCTCCCTCACTACTTTCAG tcCTTCTGGAAAGCTTGTTCAGATTGAATATGCTTTGGCTGCAGTGGCTGCAGGAGCTCCATCGGTTGGGATTAAAG CTGCAAATGGAGTGGTGTTGGCAactgagaaaaagcagaagtccATTCTTTACGATGAAAGGAGTGTCCACAAAGTAGAACCAATTACTAAACATATAGGTTTAGTGTACAGCGGTATGGGTCCAGATTACAG aGTACTTGTGCACAGAGCTCGGAAGCTGGCCCAGCAATATTACTTGGTTTATCATGAGCCCATTCCAACAGCTCAGCTAGTACAGAGAATTGCTTCTGTGATGCAGGAATACACGCAATCTGG tGGTGTTCGTCCGTTTGGTGTATCACTGCTAATATGTGGCTGGAATGAAGGGCGGCCCTATTTATTTCAGTCGGATCCATCT GGAGCTTACTTTGCATGGAAAGCAACagcaatgggaaaaaattaTGTCAATGGGAAAACATTCCTTGAGAAAAG ATACAATGAAGATTTGGAGCTTGAAGATGCCATTCATACAGCTATCTTAACACTAAAG gAGAGCTTTGAAGGGCAAATGACAGAAGACAACATTGAAGTTGGCATCTGTAATGAAGCTGGTTTTAGGAGGCTCACTCCAACTGAGGTTAAGGACTACTTGGCTGCAATAGCCTAG
- the MRPL32 gene encoding large ribosomal subunit protein bL32m: protein MAALVLVVFSPLPRLRGLLRRCWGRLERGLLPGFSGGQSPPWGPALAVQAPAFLPQPVNDISDSNEAPSLLDSILWMAAPKKRRTIEVNRCRRRNPNKLIKVKRNIDVCPECGNLKQKHVLCGYCYAKVKAETQLIRIEMQKKEGGPFNAPTVETVVLYDGEKPTEKDEGKRIIERARKRPSWFVQN from the exons ATGGCGGCTCTGGTGCTGGTCGTCTTCTCTCCGCTGCCGCGGCTTCGCGGTCTCCTTCGGCGCTGCTGGGGGCGGCTGGAGCGCGGCCTCTTGCCAGGTTTCTCCGGGGGCCAGAGCCCGCCCTGGG GACCAGCACTAGCTGTCCAAGCTCCAGCTTTCCTTCCACAACCAGTAAACGACATCAGCGACAGTAATGAGGCGCCAAGCCTGTTAGATAGCATCCTGTGGATGGCAGCGCCAAAGAAAAGGCGCACCATTGAAGTGAACCGCTGCAGGCGAAGAAATCCCAATAAGCTTATAAAAGTAAAG AGGAACATAGATGTTTGTCCTGAGTGTGGAAACTTGAAACAGAAACACGTCCTTTGTGGCTATTGTTACGCAAAGGTCAAAGCAGAAACTCAACTGATACGgatagaaatgcagaaaaaggaaggaggacCATTTAATGCTCCAACTGTAGAGACTGTTGTCCTTTATGATGGAGAAAAGCccacagaaaaagatgaaggCAAGCGGATCATTGAAAGAGCCAGGAAGCGTCCATCTTGGTTTGTTCAAAATTGA